A region of the Trichocoleus sp. FACHB-46 genome:
GGGGAAGCGGCAGGAGCCGAAAGCATCTGGAATGCTCTAGAACATCTGCAGGCTGAGCGGATTGGACATAGGATTCGGTGTTTAGAGGACGACGCCCTGATGCAAAGTCTGTGCGATCTGCAAATCCCCTTAGAGGTGTCGCCTCAAAGCAATTACTGTTTAGGAATCGTCGATCGCCATCAACCCCATCCCATCCGGCAACTAGTGGATGCGGGATTATATTGCACGTTGAACTCGGATGATCCCCCGATGTTCCAAACCGATCTGGTCAATGAATACTTGACCCTCGCTAAGCAAGGATTTTCTTGGAAGGACCTCTGGCAGCTCAATTTGAATACTTTAGAGGCCAGCTTCTTACCCGAATCAGAGAAGAACAATTACCGACGTGAGTGGCAGGCATTTCTGTCATAGTCGAAGTACTGGAGCGCACATCATGCTGACTACATGGATTGTTCAAACGAATGTCGAGCCTGAATCCACTTCCCCGATTTTGCTGCGGCAGGCCTGCGCTGTGGAACAGCGCCCCTTCTGCGAGATTTCCGTCATTCCAGGCTGTGCAGCGCTGCCCACAATGCCAGCAATCGATGGCCCTGTGGTTTTTCATGGTCGCACAACGCTGATTCTGCGGGCTTCTGAGCACCCGAAATGGCAGCGTGGCATTTTCTTTGATCCTGTTGACTTCCAGCACCGGGCTTATGCAGCTGCCTATGGAGACCAGTTGCTCAATGCTGATGCGAGAATCACATCTTGGGAAGACTTTCTCAGGGAGCCGCGCGATCCTGCGGAGCTTGTTTTTCTCAAGCCAAATGACGACTTGAAGCGCTTTACGGGAGGCGTTCTGTCTGTTGCTGAGTGCTTCACGCTCTACCAACAGTTACGCCGCGCAACCAGACCGATCAATCCCGCATCGGAAGTTGTGATCGGCCAGCCTCGTGAAATCGATGGAGAGTGGCGCTTATTCATCGTGGAGGGTGAGGTGGTCAGTGGCAGCATGTATCGACCCAGTGGCGATGCCTACCTTCCTCACGATCTCGTTCTCTTTGCGGAGCACATCGCCTCCCAGTGGATGCCTGCACCTGTGTTTGTGCTGGATGTGGCGCGGGTCGAACAAACGTGGAAGGTTGTAGAATGCAACTGCTTTAACGGCTGCCGCTTCTACCTGGCAGATGTGGCTCGAATCGTCAGAGCGGTTTCACAATACCAAGAACGAGAAACGCACTAGAAGCAGTCAATCGTGGGGAACTTGGCTTGGGCTTGCAGGCAGTCCCACAGATAAACGGCAAGACCGAGGTCTCCGGTCCACAACGGATAGCGCAACTGCCGATAGAGTTGCTGGGCCAGTTCGTACTGGGCGATCGCGTGCATGGCAAAGATTCTGGCACGGTCCAGCCACATCTGATTGCCTGTGCGGACAAATAGCTTGAGAAACGCATAGCCATTGCCCCCGGTGCCGTGACAGAGATTGGACCCCTTCTTCAATGGACCCGCTTGCCAGGTCAGTTCTCCCCCCTGCGCCAAAAGGCGATCGAATGACTCATTGACCCCTTGGGGAAGTAGAGCCAAAGCCGTTACCATTCCAGGGGCCCCATGACAGTACTGCACTAGGTTGGGAGTTTGACTCGAATCGTCAGCATCATAAATGGCGGCCAGTTTGCTTTGTCTTCCTCCATCACTGCGGTCTGAACCACCGTTGCCATCGCCTTCGTGGCAATGTCTTGAAATACCTCCTCGCTCAACAAGGACTGTCCAACTATCAATGGTGTTAAGTTGCTGGCAAAGCCATGGACCGGTCCGAGCCATTGCTGGTGAGTGCCGTACAAATCAACCGTCCATAAATACCCCGCTTCCTCTACGGGTTGCCACTCGCGTAACAGTAAACCTGCCTGCAATTGGAAAACCTCTTGCCATCTTGATTCCTGCGTCCACTGATACATAAAGTAAGCAGCGAGCATCGAGCCTGCGATGCCCCACATTAGTTCCCGAATCGGCTGAGTATCGTTCTTGTGAATCGCGTGCAAAATTTGGGTAGCTGTCTCTTCTGAGGGAGATAACTGGTATTGCAGCAGTAGCAGTGGCAGTTCTCCAAATAGATAAGACGACTGCTCTGGATAGGGACTCACCTTAGGATAGCGCTGGCGATTTTGGGCTAGCGTGGCATCGAGATGAGTCGCAACATCAAAGGTTGATTCAATTGCGCCAACGCTTTGCAGATAATTGATTGCTCATAGGACTCCTGCTTTACCAAAATACAGATCGCTACCTAAGGCTTGATCGTCCATTGGGTGCCCGGACAACAACGGTGCTGTTTGCAGTTGAGCAATGGTTTCCTGGGCGATCGCTCGGATGGCTTCTTGAGCCGTGTCGCGATTCCAGTCTAGCTGCGAGAGCGGATAATGTCTGGCTGGATCAAATAGAGCCATTTTTTACCTCGGTAAGCGCATGATTGCTCGCCGTTACTTCGAGGAGACGATCGCGAGGAGAAATAATGACTCCGCACGTTCTCTTGGGTAGAAATGAGAGGAACACCCCCCTGAATTTCCACTTGAGTTCAGAGCGCGATCGCGGGCTATATGAAAGTGAGGTATTTAGCATAACCTATTCACACAGTAGTTAATTGTGTGGCTTCCTACCAGTTGCGAAGCGCTAACTATCAAGTCTTTAACTGCAGATGCAAGAGAGGAAACGGCTTGCCCATACTATCGAACTGCGATCGCCCGTCGATTTCAAACCCCATCCGCAGATAGAATCCTACTGCTTGCTCATTCTGCTCGTTCACATCCACTTTTGTCACACCCAGAATCTCGATAGCATGTTGGACCAGTTGCCGTCCGATTCCCTGTCCCCGCCACGATGGATCAACGAATAACATTTCAATTTTGTTCTCAACCACACCCATGAAGCCAATCACTTCACCTTGATGATCTCGCACGCAGTCCAACTGGGCTATCTGAGAAAGTCCGTTGAGCACCAAGGGTTTGAAGAATTGAATGTCTGCCTCTGAAAGAAAATCGTGGGTGGCTCGGACAGAGGCTTCCCACACTTCAACAACGCGTGAAAAGTCTGTGGTTGAGATTGGGGAAACGTCATCTTGTCGTTGCATCGTTCTTCAGAACTTGCCTCTTTGTTAGATTTCGACTTGTAGTTTACAAGGTCGCGATCGCGGATTTGCATCCCCTCAGTAGCTTGACTCAATTGCTGCGGCTGGATTTAGCCCAGAATTCGATTAGTGACCTCAAGCCTTTGACCCCGCTGAAAATTTGCAGCAATTGTTTTTGGTAGAACACCAGATTGCAGGATCTAAGCCCGTTGGCATCCCTGAAGTAACTCATGATCCTTGCCACAATCGTGATATCTATCCAAACTCAGCAGAAAGCCCAGGGCGATCGCGCCTCTAACTTTTCCCTCATTGGGGAGTGTACCAACTCACAGAGCTGCGGCTCACCCCTCCTAGGCGCCCAGAATTCGGCTTAAGGTGCCGTGTCAATGCGGTTGTAAGTTCCTTGCCAAGAGCGAATGTAAACAGTGGGATAGGCTTTGACCGAAGACAAATTTGGCTCTTCTCCTGCCTTAAACGACGTGGAGCCGCACCATTGTCCTCGGTTCATTCCCACCACAATGCAGATTTCCTCTTTAACAAGGGCAAGAATAAACTCAATCGCCTCATGAAAGCCTTGTTCTTCGGGTATGTCCGAATACCTATCGAAGTGGCAGTGATAGTAGTCGTAGCTGACTGTAACTTCTCCGTCCGTGTCAATGCACAGAAAATCATCGTCGTGTTCGATGAGCTCTGACGGGAGCAGCCCGCTAATTGGTGCTGGCACTTTGACCTGTAAATAACCTTCTGTTTCCTGTTCATTCTCCACTTCGACAGTGCTGAATGGCTCCCATTGAGGAAATGCCTGAAACAAGACGTTGGCAAAGCGTTGTGAGTAGTCATTTAATGGCTTCATCGCATCCTAATTAACAATGCCTTTTCCTGTCACTCGTGCCAGTAGCTTGAGTTTAGCGAAAGGCAATTGGCCCTGTCTCGCGTTCTGGGGCACTCAACTAAATCTTAAGGTCTGGACATCTTCTCTGAGCCTCCATATTACCCAACCTGCAACACAATCCACGAATCCGAAGATTTCGCAATATCAAAGGCTCTCGCGATCGCCCCTCTGACTTCTCTGGCACAATTGCCACGAGTCCTTGATATTCGTAAACTAGGGCATCCTGAACCAAGGAACCAGCCTGGTAGCAGATTTATGGGTACAGACCGTTTAGGGAGCCTCCTCAGCACAACAGGGATGATTTTTCTACTGGCACTGTTGGCAGTGGGACTTGGGGCTTTCAACCTACCCTTTGCTGAAGACCAGCTCGATCAACGTGTGGCTGCCATTACGGAATTGCTGAAGGTCACTGCAATCGTTTTTGGTGGGATTGCAGTTCTAATCAATGCTTACTATGCCGCCAAGCAGGTTGAAGCAATGGATAAAACTGCGATTGCGACTGAGAAAAATATTGAGATTGGTCTGAAGAATGCAGCGTTGGCTGAGGAGCGATTGATTACAGAGCGTTTTGGCAAAGCCATTGAACAGCTTGGAGATAAGAGCCTGCAAATTCGCTTAGGTGGGATTTATGCCCTGGAACGAGTGGCTCAAGACTCTGATAAAGATTACTGGCCTGTGATGGAAGTCCTCACTGCTTTCATTCGCGAAGACACTCGAACTCGCACCGTTCAGCTCAAGGGAGGGAAACCAGAGCGTTTTCTGGTTCAAACAGATGTTCAAGCAGCCTTAACGGTTCTCAGTCGGCGGACTCGATCCTATAAAAATGGTGAAGCACACCGCTTGGACTTAAGTGGGGTAGACCTGCGGGGAGCCAACCTGAGAGAGGCCAACCTTGCCGGAGCCAACCTCAGTAGGGCTGATCTTTCAGGCGCTATGTTAGTCGGCGCTGATCTCCAAGGAGCCAACCTGGAAGGAGCAGTCCTCAACCAAACCAATCTCCAAGAGGTGAATCTGCATCAAACTAACCTTTACAAGGCTAGACTCATAGAAGCTGACCTTAAAAATGCCAAGCTTTGGCAAACTAACCTTCAAGATGCAACCCTTGAAAAGGCCAACCTTGAAGGGGCTATCTTTGAAGGCATTGAAGCTGAAGGTACGAACTTTAAGGATTCTAACTTTGCCGAGGCAAGTGGGTTGAGCCCTAAACACATCAGACCAGCAATTACAGAGAAAGACGAACTTTGTAGAGGCAAGTGAATCGAGCCCTAAACGCATCAGACCAGCAATTACAGCGGAAAACGCTTAATGGGGGCCAAGGCTATCGATGACACAGCCTCAGCACGATCGCTCCTCCAACTTTTCTCCATTGAGGAACGCAACCCAATCAGCGAACTGTTGGGCGATCGCCCCTACCAGTCGTCCAGAATCCGGAGAGCTGCTTACAGTCGCTTTGGGCTTAAAGAGGCAATTGCTCCTGCTCGCTCTACGATGTAATGCTTATCCCAATGAGGATGAGTGGGAGCCGTGGAGCTTGTTGGCAGCTGCATTTGCGATCGCGCGATTGAAGCAGAGGCTAGTTTGATGATTAGGCGGAGTAATGATCAAATTCAGCCGCTGCTGTAAGGAGTCGGTTTCAATGGCTCGCTCGTCCGCAACTGAGGTCTTACGGTGGATGGGGTGGACTACCTCCATCGCTAATCATTAGAACTTTGAACCCAAACGATTCTACAAGAGCTTGCATGCAACCTGTGCCACCATACGGATAAGCCAAGGCATAGAAATTCAGACGTGCAGTCGTTGGACTGACCATTTCACACGAAAGTAGAACGTATTCGCCGTTCTTGAATGCGTCAATCATTGAGCTAAAATCCCAACCACGTTGTAGTGATGGATCGCTCCAACGAGCTTCAAGTCGAGTGGCATACCATTTTTCAGCCCAAGCCGAGTCTTCTTCAGGGGTTGACCATCTAAAGTACTGGCGTGCCTCTTCGTCAAACAGATTCAAATACGGCTCATCGTCGTCTATATTGTCTTCATCTTTGTCACGTTTGAGTTTGTCGAAAACCCTTTGTAAGTCTTCAAACCTCTGGCTATTAGTAACGGCGAACTCAATATACTCATTTATCTGTTCCATGAGCCTAGATAACAATGACGTCTACGGCTACCTTAAGTCAATTATTCAAGCCGTGTGGTTTGTCCAGCAAGCGGTATATCACTGGTTCGTTTTCGTCAAAGGTGAGCAATGTAGAAACAGCCTCAGAGAGTTTAGTTACGAGAAGTTGCCCTAATCCATGCCAAACGTTACGCAGATTGGGTATTGGATGAGCGTTCAAATGAGGATGAAGGCTAATCGCAAGTTTTTAGCGAGCGGGACTTTGTTGTTCGATCGCTCTCATCAAAGCCGCGATCGCCTGCTGCTTCTGCGGATCAAAGCCTGCTGCATACTCCAACGGAAAAGGCACAGGAATGGTTGGGCTCACTCCTTTTCCTTCTAATCTCTGCTTGCCATCTACCAACACATCAGAGACCGCCACATACAGCAGGCTACCATCCTGCATCACAAATCCCCGCCCTGCGACCACTGCGCCTGCAGTGGTGGTGCCCACTAAATCACCAAGGTGGGATTGTTGAAAGCCAAACGCAATAATTTCCTTACTGCTTCTGCTGCCCTCATTGATCAGAAGAACCACCGGTTTGCGCCAGCGATAATGGGCAATCCAGGAACGGCCATCTCGTTGGATATTTGTAACGCTCGGACTTGCACCCGTAAAGAAATTGAGATAGTCAATCGAACCACCGCCCCAGCCGTCACGGATGTCTAACACTAAGCCATCCACCTCCGCGAGTTTGCCAAACATCAGCTCTTCGATCATCTGTTGTTGATGAAAGTCAGCCGCATTCGACCAGATGTGAATATAGCCGATGCGTTTGTTCTGTTGTTTAATGACTTGAGTGCTGGCCTGTTGCGCCTCTCGAAATAAAGTGGTTGTGTCAAATATCTGAGGAATAACCCTGATGGTTTGTCGGCTCTTGGGATCAACAGAACGCTGAATCAATAGGGTGACACTTTGGCCTGCTTTACCCATAAAAGATTCAATCGGTTGATAAGGCTCGTCGTCTACGCTCAGTAATTCGTCTCCTACCTTTAACCCTGCGATCGCGGCGGGGCTACCCTCTAGAATGGCACTGACAAAGGTTTTGCGATTCCTAGTTTTAGTGAAGATACCAATCCCTGTGTATTCATACTTGCCCTTGGGAAAGAGAGCTTTTGCTGCGGCGGGCAGGTTCTTGAATTGAGGTTGAAAAATGCCTAAAAGTTGATAATAAGCCGTTTCCTCAGGCGTATAAAAATGGGTATGGGAGGTTTGCAGTTCAGCTAACATTCGGTTTACAACCACTGCTAGTTGCTGACGGGTTTGCGTCTGTTTAGCTTGAGGTCTATACTGCTCCCGCATGGCGACCCAATCAATGCCATTAAAATTTTCATCATAAAAATTCTCATGGACGGTTTGCCAAACCTCATCAAATACTTTTTCCTCGAACAAGGACTGAGATAAACCAGGCGCGATGAACCAAAACAGAAGTAGCGCTGCCACTCCCACTAAGGCGATCGCAGCCAATTTTGTGGCTCTCAAAAAACGAGTCATGATCTCACAAGCCGAACCTAGGGTTGAAGCCTAACACACAAGCAAGGACTGACATCTATCAGTCCAAAGAGCGCTAAGTGTTAATTTACTGGGTCTGGGGGCTAGGTATTGCTACACAGGTAATGATGCCTGGTAGTGATGGATGAAATACCAAATCGCACCAATGTGATTCTCCAATGGCTTGGAAAAGGATAAAATTTTGCGCTCCAATCGAGACACTCGTTGCCTCAAGGTATTGTTGAATGCCCCAAGGGCTATGCTGGATATTCAACACCTCCCTTAAGCTAATTCTTAGAGTTTACCCGCGAGTTTCTGTGGTGGTAGCAAGGGGCCATTCCTCATCCTTGGGGTCACTGTCATAGTAGCGCGGTCTCATGGTTTCGCTCCTAGAGGCCAGATTCCTTAGGTATCGCTCATTTTATTGCCTGACTCCTTTCTGCTTTACACCTATTGACAAACACTTGCTCAGATTGCCTAGGATGTCTAGTTACTGAGTTCATCAATAAACTACGGTCGTGCGGTAGCGCTTTAACCAGTGATGAGGCAGGGTACGATTTGCTACTGAAAATGTGGCTCAAATTCGATTGGGGTACACGTTTAATTCTCTACGCCACACCACCACAGGTTTGTCCCACGCCTCCTCCCATTTTTGAGCAATCAGGGGTTTCGCTGCTTGACCCATCTCCCAACCGCGGGCAATCTCGCTCATCAGAGCGTTGAGGGCTTCGGGTTGCAATAATGTCACACGAATCAAGGCATTGGCAATCAGCAGACTCGCTAGCGGTAGCTGAAACTGTGCCAGGTAAAAGGCTTGCAAGCCTATTTCACCGA
Encoded here:
- a CDS encoding ATP-grasp domain-containing protein; protein product: MLTTWIVQTNVEPESTSPILLRQACAVEQRPFCEISVIPGCAALPTMPAIDGPVVFHGRTTLILRASEHPKWQRGIFFDPVDFQHRAYAAAYGDQLLNADARITSWEDFLREPRDPAELVFLKPNDDLKRFTGGVLSVAECFTLYQQLRRATRPINPASEVVIGQPREIDGEWRLFIVEGEVVSGSMYRPSGDAYLPHDLVLFAEHIASQWMPAPVFVLDVARVEQTWKVVECNCFNGCRFYLADVARIVRAVSQYQERETH
- a CDS encoding lanthionine synthetase LanC family protein, translating into MVTALALLPQGVNESFDRLLAQGGELTWQAGPLKKGSNLCHGTGGNGYAFLKLFVRTGNQMWLDRARIFAMHAIAQYELAQQLYRQLRYPLWTGDLGLAVYLWDCLQAQAKFPTIDCF
- a CDS encoding acetyltransferase, giving the protein MQRQDDVSPISTTDFSRVVEVWEASVRATHDFLSEADIQFFKPLVLNGLSQIAQLDCVRDHQGEVIGFMGVVENKIEMLFVDPSWRGQGIGRQLVQHAIEILGVTKVDVNEQNEQAVGFYLRMGFEIDGRSQFDSMGKPFPLLHLQLKT
- a CDS encoding pentapeptide repeat-containing protein — its product is MGTDRLGSLLSTTGMIFLLALLAVGLGAFNLPFAEDQLDQRVAAITELLKVTAIVFGGIAVLINAYYAAKQVEAMDKTAIATEKNIEIGLKNAALAEERLITERFGKAIEQLGDKSLQIRLGGIYALERVAQDSDKDYWPVMEVLTAFIREDTRTRTVQLKGGKPERFLVQTDVQAALTVLSRRTRSYKNGEAHRLDLSGVDLRGANLREANLAGANLSRADLSGAMLVGADLQGANLEGAVLNQTNLQEVNLHQTNLYKARLIEADLKNAKLWQTNLQDATLEKANLEGAIFEGIEAEGTNFKDSNFAEASGLSPKHIRPAITEKDELCRGK
- a CDS encoding S41 family peptidase, with translation MTRFLRATKLAAIALVGVAALLLFWFIAPGLSQSLFEEKVFDEVWQTVHENFYDENFNGIDWVAMREQYRPQAKQTQTRQQLAVVVNRMLAELQTSHTHFYTPEETAYYQLLGIFQPQFKNLPAAAKALFPKGKYEYTGIGIFTKTRNRKTFVSAILEGSPAAIAGLKVGDELLSVDDEPYQPIESFMGKAGQSVTLLIQRSVDPKSRQTIRVIPQIFDTTTLFREAQQASTQVIKQQNKRIGYIHIWSNAADFHQQQMIEELMFGKLAEVDGLVLDIRDGWGGGSIDYLNFFTGASPSVTNIQRDGRSWIAHYRWRKPVVLLINEGSRSSKEIIAFGFQQSHLGDLVGTTTAGAVVAGRGFVMQDGSLLYVAVSDVLVDGKQRLEGKGVSPTIPVPFPLEYAAGFDPQKQQAIAALMRAIEQQSPAR